From the genome of Drosophila melanogaster chromosome 2L, one region includes:
- the CG46025 gene encoding uncharacterized protein, isoform B, whose product MKERSLRISQPYSSDPQDIQNIVRARQKFRETELRIRNQLEDKLKDVKLAVTTQQLTELIEDAHRSSGEIIMPQEPSMEDDDFQGGAVNSKYLDDATDVSEETVISEDAISLTLAKQQYAEELEAEMEDEFNRGLLISKQQYDQLRFEDEKIVALRNAKDIRELYQLAEEIIMGENYVEAPEECEEEAVVEEPEQDISSDHEAQEPAKA is encoded by the exons ATGAAGGAGCGTTCGTTGCGCATATCCCAGCCCTACTCCTCGGATCCCCAGGATATACAGAATATAGTCAGGGCCAG GCAAAAGTTCCGGGAGACCGAGCTGCGTATTCGCAATCAGCTGGAGGACAAGCTAAAGGATGTCAAACTTGCGGTCACCACTCAACAACTAACCGAACTTATCGAGGATGCCCATCGTTCCAGCGGGGAGATCATTATGCCACAAGAACCTTCGATGGAGGACGATGACTTCCAGGGCGGCGCAGTGAACTCTAAATATCTGGACGATGCCACCGATGTCTCCGAGGAGACGGTGATCAGCGAGGATGCCATCAGCCTGACGCTGGCCAAGCAGCAGTACGCCGAGGAACTGGAGGCCGAAATGGAGGACGAGTTCAATCGAGGTCTGCTCATCTCCAAGCAGCAGTACGATCAGCTGCGCTTCGAGGATGAGAAGATCGTGGCGCTCAGAAATGCCAAG GATATTCGCGAGCTGTATCAACTGGCCGAGGAGATCATCATGGGTGAGAACTACGTCGAGGCACCGGAGGAGTGcgaggaggaggcggtggtggaggagcCGGAACAAGATATCTCCTCCGATCACGAGGCCCAGGAGCCAGCCAAAGCCTAA
- the CG7203 gene encoding uncharacterized protein, isoform B has translation MKFAVVVVLFALAWGVNSSVVPLLTSAHGLVVGSPAVAGSVAIQASAVPAAVPLSLSPAGPVLIQSGPAVVAAPVPAAVVAAHAPAVVAVAAPEASYVAKTRGAVHVAPLPGHVQSAASVNLEPAPGTW, from the exons ATGAAG TTCGCCGTTGTCGTAGTCCTGTTCGCTTTGGCCTGGGGTGTCAACAGCTCGGTGGTGCCTCTCCTGACCTCCGCCCATGGTCTGGTGGTCGGTTCTCCCGCCGTCGCCGGTTCGGTGGCCATCCAGGCATCTGCGGTTCCCGCTGCCGTTCCCCTGTCCCTGTCCCCAGCCGGACCCGTGCTCATCCAGTCTGGACCAGCGGTGGTTGCCGCTCCCGTTCCCGCCGCTGTGGTTGCTGCCCACGCCCCCGCCGTGGTGGCCGTCGCCGCTCCGGAGGCCAGCTATGTGGCCAAGACCCGTGGAGCTGTCCATGTGGCTCCTCTGCCAGGACATGTGCAGTCCGCTGCTTCCGTGAACTTGGAACCCGCACCAGGCACCTGGTAA
- the CG46025 gene encoding uncharacterized protein, isoform E — translation MPMMKINVEDDFLIDFVQCTLEPEESFNLPRISARLERLMGTNVVKLTDRSYMKELRERIDEDYRKQLLSRIRARELKEVERERMLIIEGKSDVIPDELANDPIFMVNKDANMEIQKERSKLKTAREKNAERLKLQGVKWERERLQHAAKEAELLAKKRERHRQQKLLVEQYRTEDAERGMDLLRIDNEDWRECEKSLKEFLEQERAKMKERSLRISQPYSSDPQDIQNIVRARQKFRETELRIRNQLEDKLKDVKLAVTTQQLTELIEDAHRSSGEIIMPQEPSMEDDDFQGGAVNSKYLDDATDVSEETVISEDAISLTLAKQQYAEELEAEMEDEFNRGLLISKQQYDQLRFEDEKIVALRNAKDIRELYQLAEEIIMGENYVEAPEECEEEAVVEEPEQDISSDHEAQEPAKA, via the exons ATGCCAATGATGAAGATCAATGTAGAGGACGACTTTCTCATCGACTTTGTGCAATGCACTCTGGAGCCGGAGGAGAG TTTCAATTTACCGCGCATTAGCGCCCGCCTGGAGCGTCTGATGGGCACCAATGTGGTCAAGCTAACGGACCGGAGCTACATGAAGGAGCTGCGGGAACGAATTGACGAGGATTACCGCAAACAGCTGCTGTCCCGCATTCGCGCCCGGGAG TTAAAAGAAGTGGAGCGCGAACGAATGCTGATTATCGAGGGCAAGTCAGACGTAATACCAGACGAACTAGCCAACGATCCCATATTCATGGTTAACAAAGATGCCAACATGGAGATTCAAAAGGAGCGCTCCAAG CTGAAGACCGCTCGCGAGAAGAACGCGGAGCGTTTGAAGCTGCAGGGCGTTAAATGGGAGCGGGAAAGGCTTCAACATGCCGCCAAGGAAGCCGAACTGCTGGCCAAGAAACGCGAGCGGCACCGCCAACAGAAATTACTGGTGGAGCAGTACAGGACCGAGGATGCGGAGAGGGGAATGGATCTGCTGCG CATCGATAACGAAGACTGGCGGGAGTGCGAAAAGAGCCTGAAGGAGTTCCTCGAACAGGAGCGTGCCAAAATGAAGGAGCGTTCGTTGCGCATATCCCAGCCCTACTCCTCGGATCCCCAGGATATACAGAATATAGTCAGGGCCAG GCAAAAGTTCCGGGAGACCGAGCTGCGTATTCGCAATCAGCTGGAGGACAAGCTAAAGGATGTCAAACTTGCGGTCACCACTCAACAACTAACCGAACTTATCGAGGATGCCCATCGTTCCAGCGGGGAGATCATTATGCCACAAGAACCTTCGATGGAGGACGATGACTTCCAGGGCGGCGCAGTGAACTCTAAATATCTGGACGATGCCACCGATGTCTCCGAGGAGACGGTGATCAGCGAGGATGCCATCAGCCTGACGCTGGCCAAGCAGCAGTACGCCGAGGAACTGGAGGCCGAAATGGAGGACGAGTTCAATCGAGGTCTGCTCATCTCCAAGCAGCAGTACGATCAGCTGCGCTTCGAGGATGAGAAGATCGTGGCGCTCAGAAATGCCAAG GATATTCGCGAGCTGTATCAACTGGCCGAGGAGATCATCATGGGTGAGAACTACGTCGAGGCACCGGAGGAGTGcgaggaggaggcggtggtggaggagcCGGAACAAGATATCTCCTCCGATCACGAGGCCCAGGAGCCAGCCAAAGCCTAA
- the ATPsynGL gene encoding ATP synthase, subunit G-like translates to MSQLIAKAKTLVNKMIVAARPQLDEFWKYAKVELSPPLPADFQKLKQTAESAKLASKKDMKGQLKKSGLSQVTVAEAWLNVLVTVEVITWFYMGEVIGRRHLVGYKV, encoded by the exons ATGAGTCAATTGATTGCCAAGGCAAAGACCCTAGTAAACA AAATGATTGTGGCAGCACGTCCGCAGCTCGATGAATTCTGGAAGTATGCCAAGGTGGAGCTATCACCGCCGCTGCCCGCTGATTTCCAAAAGCTGAAGCAGACCGCTGAGTCCGCCAAGTTGGCCTCCAAAAAGGATATGAAGGGGCAGCTAAAGAAGTCCGGACTTTCCCAAGTGACAGTCGCTGAGGCCTGGCTAAATGTTCTGGTCACCGTGGAGGTGATTACCTGGTTCTACATGGGCGAGGTTATCGGTCGTCGTCACCTGGTCGGCTACAAGGTTTAG
- the CG7214 gene encoding uncharacterized protein — protein MKFAVAVVMFVCALAGAHASWAQIAPGVSYVSPVAHGAGLWNGAWNGAWNGAWNGAWNGAPWGAPAAVAVHASAAPWGLTGAGWHGAAVPGINLAQGPGLAAGHGHEGVYVAKTRGAIHTAPLAGHINSATSVNVAPAPGTL, from the exons ATGAAG TTCGCCGTTGCCGTAGTCATGTTCGTGTGCGCCCTGGCTGGAGCTCATGCCTCGTGGGCCCAGATCGCTCCCGGTGTGTCCTATGTGAGCCCCGTGGCCCATGGAGCCGGTCTGTGGAACGGAGCCTGGAATGGTGCCTGGAACGGTGCCTGGAACGGCGCCTGGAACGGTGCTCCCTGGGGTGCCCCTGCCGCCGTTGCCGTCCATGCCAGCGCTGCTCCCTGGGGTCTGACCGGTGCCGGATGGCACGGCGCTGCTGTTCCCGGAATCAACCTGGCCCAGGGACCCGGTCTCGCCGCCGGCCATGGCCATGAGGGCGTCTATGTGGCCAAGACCCGTGGTGCCATCCACACCGCTCCCCTCGCCGGACACATCAACTCTGCCACCTCCGTGAACGTGGCCCCTGCCCCCGGAACTCTGTAA
- the CG46025 gene encoding uncharacterized protein, isoform C yields the protein MARLVFTEKDHNAYDPKKYKVVHKNHWRQVSLLLQPSNKKWWEDPDVIVAFNLPRISARLERLMGTNVVKLTDRSYMKELRERIDEDYRKQLLSRIRARELKEVERERMLIIEGKSDVIPDELANDPIFMVNKDANMEIQKERSKLKTAREKNAERLKLQGVKWERERLQHAAKEAELLAKKRERHRQQKLLVEQYRTEDAERGMDLLRIDNEDWRECEKSLKEFLEQERAKMKERSLRISQPYSSDPQDIQNIVRARQKFRETELRIRNQLEDKLKDVKLAVTTQQLTELIEDAHRSSGEIIMPQEPSMEDDDFQGGAVNSKYLDDATDVSEETVISEDAISLTLAKQQYAEELEAEMEDEFNRGLLISKQQYDQLRFEDEKIVALRNAKDIRELYQLAEEIIMGENYVEAPEECEEEAVVEEPEQDISSDHEAQEPAKA from the exons ATGGCACGCCTGGTGTTTACGGAGAAAGATCACAATGCATACGATCCCAAAAAGTATAAG GTGGTGCACAAGAACCACTGGCGACAGGTCAGCCTGCTGCTGCAGCCTTCCAACAAGAAGTGGTGGGAGGATCCCGATGTCATTGTTGC TTTCAATTTACCGCGCATTAGCGCCCGCCTGGAGCGTCTGATGGGCACCAATGTGGTCAAGCTAACGGACCGGAGCTACATGAAGGAGCTGCGGGAACGAATTGACGAGGATTACCGCAAACAGCTGCTGTCCCGCATTCGCGCCCGGGAG TTAAAAGAAGTGGAGCGCGAACGAATGCTGATTATCGAGGGCAAGTCAGACGTAATACCAGACGAACTAGCCAACGATCCCATATTCATGGTTAACAAAGATGCCAACATGGAGATTCAAAAGGAGCGCTCCAAG CTGAAGACCGCTCGCGAGAAGAACGCGGAGCGTTTGAAGCTGCAGGGCGTTAAATGGGAGCGGGAAAGGCTTCAACATGCCGCCAAGGAAGCCGAACTGCTGGCCAAGAAACGCGAGCGGCACCGCCAACAGAAATTACTGGTGGAGCAGTACAGGACCGAGGATGCGGAGAGGGGAATGGATCTGCTGCG CATCGATAACGAAGACTGGCGGGAGTGCGAAAAGAGCCTGAAGGAGTTCCTCGAACAGGAGCGTGCCAAAATGAAGGAGCGTTCGTTGCGCATATCCCAGCCCTACTCCTCGGATCCCCAGGATATACAGAATATAGTCAGGGCCAG GCAAAAGTTCCGGGAGACCGAGCTGCGTATTCGCAATCAGCTGGAGGACAAGCTAAAGGATGTCAAACTTGCGGTCACCACTCAACAACTAACCGAACTTATCGAGGATGCCCATCGTTCCAGCGGGGAGATCATTATGCCACAAGAACCTTCGATGGAGGACGATGACTTCCAGGGCGGCGCAGTGAACTCTAAATATCTGGACGATGCCACCGATGTCTCCGAGGAGACGGTGATCAGCGAGGATGCCATCAGCCTGACGCTGGCCAAGCAGCAGTACGCCGAGGAACTGGAGGCCGAAATGGAGGACGAGTTCAATCGAGGTCTGCTCATCTCCAAGCAGCAGTACGATCAGCTGCGCTTCGAGGATGAGAAGATCGTGGCGCTCAGAAATGCCAAG GATATTCGCGAGCTGTATCAACTGGCCGAGGAGATCATCATGGGTGAGAACTACGTCGAGGCACCGGAGGAGTGcgaggaggaggcggtggtggaggagcCGGAACAAGATATCTCCTCCGATCACGAGGCCCAGGAGCCAGCCAAAGCCTAA
- the CG46025 gene encoding uncharacterized protein, isoform D: MSLTAMKSDAAGIGVVGVGGTVALSDSREWAPPPPGNRCATVTMLLAQRIARNACWSVDEEPSYSANKMNVWQTLEYLSGLSLRKKYNYEGFSDTQNVIRTLTPSWRRDSFAEKAKAEELTGGAAASTVKYTDERSSSAPIIVIQDPGISTSFQSSDNVALGVRSRAKSPSGLRRKHRSRKRNTPQLDPEYALSPEDLQDLVKCNFNLPRISARLERLMGTNVVKLTDRSYMKELRERIDEDYRKQLLSRIRARELKEVERERMLIIEGKSDVIPDELANDPIFMVNKDANMEIQKERSKLKTAREKNAERLKLQGVKWERERLQHAAKEAELLAKKRERHRQQKLLVEQYRTEDAERGMDLLRIDNEDWRECEKSLKEFLEQERAKMKERSLRISQPYSSDPQDIQNIVRARQKFRETELRIRNQLEDKLKDVKLAVTTQQLTELIEDAHRSSGEIIMPQEPSMEDDDFQGGAVNSKYLDDATDVSEETVISEDAISLTLAKQQYAEELEAEMEDEFNRGLLISKQQYDQLRFEDEKIVALRNAKDIRELYQLAEEIIMGENYVEAPEECEEEAVVEEPEQDISSDHEAQEPAKA; the protein is encoded by the exons ATGTCACTCACGGCCATGAAGTCTGATGCCGCCGGGATCGGagtggtgggcgtgggcggAACTGTTGCACTATCCGATTCCCGGGAATGGGCACCCCCGCCGCCGGGCAACCGATGTGCCACAGTGACTATGCTCCTGGCCCAGCGGATTGCACGCAATGCTTGCTGGTCAGTCGACGAGGAGCCCTCGTACAGTGCGAACAAGATGAACGTCTGGCAAACGCTGGAGTACCTCTCGGGGTTGAGTCTGCGTAAGAAGTACAACTACGAGGGCTTCTCGGACACCCAGAATGTGATCAGAACGCTCACGCCATCGTGGCGGCGCGATAGTTTTGCCGAGAAGGCCAAGGCCGAGGAACTGACTGGCGGAGCTGCTGCCTCGACGGTCAAGTACACCGATGAGCGCTCCTCGAGTGCTCCCATCATTGTCATCCAGGATCCGGGCATAAGTACCAGCTTCCAGAGCAGTGATAACGTTGCCTTGGGCGTCCGTTCCAGGGCAAAAAGTCCATCTGGTCTTCGCAGGAAACATCGCAGTCGGAAGCGTAATACTCCGCAGCTAGATCCTGAGTACGCTCTCTCGCCGGAGGATCTGCAGGACCTAGTCAAGTGCAA TTTCAATTTACCGCGCATTAGCGCCCGCCTGGAGCGTCTGATGGGCACCAATGTGGTCAAGCTAACGGACCGGAGCTACATGAAGGAGCTGCGGGAACGAATTGACGAGGATTACCGCAAACAGCTGCTGTCCCGCATTCGCGCCCGGGAG TTAAAAGAAGTGGAGCGCGAACGAATGCTGATTATCGAGGGCAAGTCAGACGTAATACCAGACGAACTAGCCAACGATCCCATATTCATGGTTAACAAAGATGCCAACATGGAGATTCAAAAGGAGCGCTCCAAG CTGAAGACCGCTCGCGAGAAGAACGCGGAGCGTTTGAAGCTGCAGGGCGTTAAATGGGAGCGGGAAAGGCTTCAACATGCCGCCAAGGAAGCCGAACTGCTGGCCAAGAAACGCGAGCGGCACCGCCAACAGAAATTACTGGTGGAGCAGTACAGGACCGAGGATGCGGAGAGGGGAATGGATCTGCTGCG CATCGATAACGAAGACTGGCGGGAGTGCGAAAAGAGCCTGAAGGAGTTCCTCGAACAGGAGCGTGCCAAAATGAAGGAGCGTTCGTTGCGCATATCCCAGCCCTACTCCTCGGATCCCCAGGATATACAGAATATAGTCAGGGCCAG GCAAAAGTTCCGGGAGACCGAGCTGCGTATTCGCAATCAGCTGGAGGACAAGCTAAAGGATGTCAAACTTGCGGTCACCACTCAACAACTAACCGAACTTATCGAGGATGCCCATCGTTCCAGCGGGGAGATCATTATGCCACAAGAACCTTCGATGGAGGACGATGACTTCCAGGGCGGCGCAGTGAACTCTAAATATCTGGACGATGCCACCGATGTCTCCGAGGAGACGGTGATCAGCGAGGATGCCATCAGCCTGACGCTGGCCAAGCAGCAGTACGCCGAGGAACTGGAGGCCGAAATGGAGGACGAGTTCAATCGAGGTCTGCTCATCTCCAAGCAGCAGTACGATCAGCTGCGCTTCGAGGATGAGAAGATCGTGGCGCTCAGAAATGCCAAG GATATTCGCGAGCTGTATCAACTGGCCGAGGAGATCATCATGGGTGAGAACTACGTCGAGGCACCGGAGGAGTGcgaggaggaggcggtggtggaggagcCGGAACAAGATATCTCCTCCGATCACGAGGCCCAGGAGCCAGCCAAAGCCTAA